One window of Apteryx mantelli isolate bAptMan1 chromosome 8, bAptMan1.hap1, whole genome shotgun sequence genomic DNA carries:
- the LOC106485226 gene encoding vitamin D3 hydroxylase-associated protein-like, whose amino-acid sequence MQQQLRQLLPDGEVSPSAALALLCGSAAAMAFWKWLGKRQIQEKMEEARRTRDQGVKKMEKAVQQFREQISHAQTAAILSLPLVELAGRLREGSLSPETVLYTYVEKALEVTQQTNCLRHFIPECEEQLQEIQRRKEKGLLYGIPISIKDHIGHKGHLSTCGLVQFLNTPVQEDSVLVKVLKRQGAIPFALTNVSQSLFSYDCSNAIFGQTLNPFNHKKSPGGSSGGEGALIAGGGSILGIGSDIGGSIRLPSSFCGLCGLKPTSERLSLSGASGPIDGILSVPCALGPMARDVDSLALCMKALLCEEMFQLDPTVPPIPFNEEVYSSSAPLRIGYYDTDGYFPLPPCMRRAVHETRDALRAAGHELVPFAPPRIHYVMTELFLKTFFADGGRAFLDLFAGNIVDSGLKPQVNCYKIPTLWKKLLALILKPLFPRLADYLSALCGMRSVNKMWKHQHQIMAYRTEFINKWRELRLHVMLCPVLGPAFTTGYPGKLLTAISSTMLYNVLNFPAGVVPVSTVTEADEEELKLYQGYCDDPWDRTLKQAVEGAVGLPVAVQCVALPWQEELCLRFMKEVETLSREKTAI is encoded by the exons ATGCAGCAACAGCTCAGACAGCTCCTGCCAGATGGGGAGGTGAGTCCTTCTGCTGCCCTTGCCCTGCTCTGTGGCTCAGCTGCAGCCATGGCATTCTGGAAATGGCTGGGCAAACGGCAGATTcaggagaaaatggaagaggcTCGGAGGACCCGGGATCAGGgtgtgaaaaaaatggaaaaggctgTTCAGCAGTTCAGAGAACAG ATCTCGCATGCCCAGACTGCTGCCATCCTGTCCCTGCCCCTGGTGGAGCTTGCCGGGAGACTGCGGGAAGGGTCTCTGTCTCCTGAGACAGTCCTCTACACCTATGTAGAGAAG GCCCTGGAAGTGACCCAGCAGACAAACTGCTTGCGACATTTTATCCCAGAGTGTGAGGAGCAACTCCAGGAAATACAACGGCGAAAGGAGAAAGGGCTGCTCTATGGCATTCCCATCAGCATCAAGGATCACATTGGCCACAAG GGACATCTGTCGACCTGTGGGCTTGTGCAGTTCTTGAACACCCCGGTGCAAGAGGACAGCGTCCTAGTCAAGGTTTTGAAGAGACAGGGGGCCATCCCATTTGCACTTACCAACGTGTCGCAATCCCTCTTCAG CTACGACTGCAGTAATGCCATCTTTGGCCAGACACTGAACCCTTTCAACCACAAGAAGAGCCCCGGAGGCTCCTCCGGTGGGGAGGGAGCTCTGATTGCAGGGGGAGGCTCCATCCTGGGCATTGGGTCGGACATTGGTGGCAGCATCCGCCTGCCGTCCAGCTTCTGCGGGCTGTGTGGGCTCAAGCCCACGAGCGAGAGGCTCAG CTTGTCTGGAGCAAGTGGCCCAATCGATGGGATTCTGTCGG TTCCCTGTGCGCTGGGGCCGATGgcaagggacgtggacagcctggccctgtgcatgaAAGCATTGCTGTGCGAGGAGATGTTCCAGCTCGACCCCACCGTGCCTCCCATCCCCTTCAACGAGGAG GTGTATTCAAGCTCTGCTCCCCTCCGGATTGGGTACTACGACACGGATGGCTACTTCCCACTCCCTCCTTGCATGAGACGGGCAGTGCATGAAACCAGGGATGCTCTGCGGGCAGCCGGGCATGAG TTGGTGCCATTTGCTCCACCTCGGATCCACTATGTCATGACCGAACTGTTTTTGAAGAcattttttgctgatggaggcCGTGCTTTCTTGGATCTGTT CGCAGGAAATATTGTAGATTCAGGCTTGAAACCACAGGTGAATTGCTACAAGATCCCAACACTGTGGAAGAAGCTGTTGGCTCTGATTCTTAAACCTCTG TTTCCCCGCCTGGCTGACTATCTGAGTGCCTTGTGTGGAATGAG GTCAGTGAACAAGATGTGGAAGCATCAGCATCAAATAATG GCGTACCGTACAGAGTTCATCAACAAGTGGAGGGAACTCAGGCTGCACGTCATGCTTTGCCCTGTCCTGGGTCCGGCTTTCACTACGGGGTACCCTGGGAAACTCCTAA CTGCCATCTCCTCCACGATGTTGTACAATGTCTTGAACTTCCCTGCTGGCGTTGTACCAGTCAGCACAGTGACAGAAGCTGATGAAGAAGAGCTGAAGCTTTACCAAGGATACTGTGACGACCCCTGGGACAGGACACTGAAGCAG